The following proteins come from a genomic window of Trifolium pratense cultivar HEN17-A07 linkage group LG4, ARS_RC_1.1, whole genome shotgun sequence:
- the LOC123919613 gene encoding adenylate isopentenyltransferase 5, chloroplastic-like, producing MMNVFSMVPGVVSCKPPLSFQPALMDNNNNSLFQQKHHRNNNNKNKVVVVMGATGTGKSKLAIDIATHFSPAEIINSDKIQVYKGLDITTNKVTDEECCGVHHHLLGTVDPNLNFTSNDFCEHATETVASIVARNGLPIIAGGSNSYIEALVNHYPEFRTRYECCFLWVDVAFPVLHSSLSARVDRMIEAGQVNEVREFFDEKNRDYTRGVRRAIGVPEFDEFFRAELDGRVDERTMKKLLEVSIHALKMNNIKLANRQVSKINRLYGMWKRNMHRLDATDVVLKERNWEDCVLAKSLRIVNKFLYEDCYNTRVGGGCGVGSSMASSSVNHRFI from the coding sequence atgatgaatgtATTTTCGATGGTTCCGGGTGTTGTTTCTTGCAAGCCTCCATTGAGTTTCCAACCGGCACTAATGGATAATAACAACAATTCATTGTTCCAACAAAAACATCATCgtaataacaacaataaaaacaaagttgTTGTTGTCATGGGTGCTACCGGAACCGGGAAATCCAAGTTAGCAATAGATATAGCAACACATTTTTCACCGGCTGAGATTATCAACTCCGATAAAATTCAAGTTTACAAAGGACTTGATATAACAACAAACAAAGTTACCGATGAAGAGTGTTGTGGGGTCCACCATCATTTACTTGGAACCGTTGatcctaatttgaatttcaCATCCAACGATTTTTGTGAACACGCTACGGAAACAGTTGCTTCTATTGTTGCAAGAAACGGGTTACCTATTATAGCCGGTGGATCCAATTCGTACATTGAAGCTTTGGTTAATCATTATCCTGAGTTTCGTACAAGGTACGAATGTTGTTTTCTTTGGGTTGATGTTGCATTTCCCGTGCTTCATTCGTCGTTATCCGCACGAGTTGATCGTATGATTGAAGCGGGTCAGGTAAATGAAGTTCGTGaattttttgacgaaaaaaatCGTGATTACACAAGAGGAGTACGAAGAGCCATTGGTGTGCCGGAATTTGACGAATTTTTTAGAGCTGAGTTAGATGGGAGAGTTGATGAAAGAACCATGAAGAAGCTTCTAGAAGTTTCTATTCATGctcttaaaatgaataatattaAGCTTGCGAATAGACAAGTTTCGAAGATCAATAGGCTTTATGGTATGTGGAAAAGAAACATGCACCGTCTTGATGCAACGGATGTTGTTCTTAAGGAAAGGAATTGGGAGGATTGTGTTTTGGCTAAAAGTCTTAGGATTGTTAATAAGTTTCTATACGAGGATTGTTACAATACTCGCGTTGGTGGTGGTTGTGGTGTTGGGTCATCAATggcttcttcaagtgtgaatcATCGATTCATATAA
- the LOC123919614 gene encoding UPF0613 protein PB24D3.06c, with amino-acid sequence MNPSIIPSNSIKSPPKSPSSSSTSWFSGIVRGGRNKSPTSNMSGNSTISASGSGDFSGSVSRKNQLRGVLFKYGPNPIQVAFKSGDFKRQVIFIGGLTDGFLATAYLEPLAIALDRENWSLVQFLMSSSYNGYGTSSLQQDAKDLDQLINYLINKEDSEGVALLGHSTGCQDIVNYMRTNFACTRAVRAAILQAPVSDREYQSTLPQTATMIDLAAKMISEGRGSEIMPREADPCAPITAYRYHSLCAYNGDDDLFSSDLSDDQLRMRLGHMSSTHCQVIFSMADEYVPDYVDKKALVERLCRAMGGAEKVEIEYGNHSLSNRVEEAVNAIIDFLKREGPKGWDDPWN; translated from the exons ATGAATCCTTCAATCATTCCTTCAAATTCAATCAAGTCGCCACCAAagtctccttcttcttcttccaccTCCTGGTTTTCCGGAATCGTTCGAGGTGGCCGTAACAAGTCGCCCACCTCGAATATGTCAGGTAACTCCACCATATCCGCCTCCGGCTCCGGAGATTTTTCCGGTTCCGTAAGCCGTAAAAATCAACTCCGAGGAGTTCTTTTCAAATACGGTCCTAATCCTATTCAG GTTGCCTTCAAAAGTGGTGATTTCAAACGTcaagttatttttattggtggattaaccGATGGATTTCTTGCTACCGC ATATTTAGAACCTCTAGCAATTGCTCTGGACCGCGAGAATTGGTCACTAGTTCAATTTCTTATGTCATCTTCTTACAATGGATATGGCACCTCCAGTTTACaacaa GATGCTAAGGATCTGGATCAGctgattaattatttaattaacaaaGAAGATTCTGAAGGTGTGGCATTACTTGGCCATAGTACTGGTTGTCAG GACATTGTGAATTACATGCGTACAAATTTTGCTTGCACCCGAGCTGTTCGTGCTGCCATCTTGCAG GCTCCAGTCAGTGATAGGGAATATCAATCTACACTCCCTCAAACAGCCACTATGATTGACTTGGCTGCTAAAATGATAAGTGAAGGCCGAGGTTCAGAAATAATGCCCAGGGAAGCAGATCCTTGTGCCCCAATTACTGCATACAG GTATCACTCCCTTTGTGCATATAATGGTGACGATGACTTGTTCAGCTCTGACCTGAGTGATGATCAATTGAGGATGAGACTTGGGCATATGTCTAGCACACATTGCCAG GTTATATTTTCAATGGCTGATGAGTATGTGCCAGATTATGTTGATAAGAAAGCACTAGTTGAACG ATTATGCAGAGCTATGGGAGGTGCTGAGAAAGTAGAAATCGAATATGGAAATCACTCCCTTTCCAACAGAGTTGAAGAAGCTGTCAATGCTATTATTGACTTCTTAAAAAGAGAAGGACCCAAGGGCTGGGACGATCCATGGAATTAA